The Xanthomonas sp. CFBP 8443 genome has a window encoding:
- a CDS encoding molybdenum cofactor biosynthesis protein MoaE — translation MNAHAGILHAQVVDRALAALDPAAAIDFVSDPGFGGLAVFIGRVRDFNHGRVVTGISYDMFDALALNGFERIMQQALADIGPKLKLYVAHARGRLAIGELAVVVAAGSPHRDEAFRACRRVIEAVKHTSPIWKREHYQDGSSEWSEGCTLCESALVPASTADTERESVHAHRHDRDVAADGMALTDV, via the coding sequence ATGAACGCACATGCAGGCATCCTTCATGCGCAGGTCGTCGATCGCGCGCTGGCGGCGCTGGATCCGGCCGCAGCGATCGATTTCGTATCCGACCCCGGCTTCGGCGGGCTGGCCGTCTTCATCGGCCGCGTGCGCGACTTCAATCATGGCCGCGTCGTGACCGGCATCAGCTACGACATGTTCGATGCGCTGGCGCTCAATGGCTTCGAGCGCATCATGCAGCAGGCGCTGGCCGACATCGGGCCAAAGCTGAAACTGTACGTGGCGCACGCCAGGGGGCGGCTGGCCATCGGCGAACTGGCGGTGGTGGTGGCGGCCGGCTCGCCGCATCGCGACGAAGCGTTCCGCGCGTGCCGGCGGGTGATCGAGGCGGTCAAGCACACCAGCCCGATCTGGAAGCGGGAACACTACCAGGACGGCAGCAGCGAGTGGAGCGAAGGCTGCACCTTGTGCGAATCGGCGCTGGTTCCCGCCTCAACGGCGGACACCGAGCGCGAGTCCGTGCATGCGCATCGCCACGACCGGGATGTCGCCGCGGACGGCATGGCGTTGACCGATGTCTGA
- a CDS encoding MoaD/ThiS family protein yields MKISVRLFGALSDYAAGQPLEFELAAGQCMADLRAVLQERLEATVPGFRPALLRCSAFADSRQILHERDPLPADGEVAVLPPVSGG; encoded by the coding sequence ATGAAGATTTCGGTGCGCCTGTTCGGCGCGCTTTCCGATTACGCCGCCGGCCAGCCGCTGGAATTCGAACTTGCGGCCGGGCAATGCATGGCCGATCTGCGCGCGGTGCTGCAAGAGCGCCTGGAGGCCACGGTTCCGGGCTTCCGCCCGGCGCTGCTGCGCTGTTCGGCGTTCGCCGACAGCCGGCAGATCCTGCACGAGCGCGATCCGCTGCCAGCCGATGGCGAAGTGGCGGTGCTGCCGCCGGTGAGCGGAGGTTGA
- the glp gene encoding gephyrin-like molybdotransferase Glp, with protein MIGYAQALSMVREAVPLLGMEAVPAIAAEDRVLAEPLVSAAALPPFDNSAMDGFGVHASSAGLAAGVELAVRGWQAAGDTQCRAGDGAWEMMTGAPVPAGLDAVIPVEQVEVLARAEGRPLAIRLLAAVQPGQHVRRSGEDVCVGEPVLPAGERLGAPQTTMLAALGVAQVLVRRRPRVAVIATGRELVGDPAQPLASGQIRDSNRPFLAAQLRAAGAEVVWQGIVGDEPAQFHAALDAALAAGADAVLSSGAVSQGRYDFVPEALRQRGARIGFHKVAIRPGKPLLFATLAEGPLYFGLPGNPVSSAVGLRFFVEPALRAMLGLAAEKPLWLPAGMPIAKPAALRFHGSGVVACDRSGQLRAAILPQQHSFRLRPLLAANAWLVVPEGVADVAADEPVQVYGLGHWQPVQLSWEKQS; from the coding sequence ATGATCGGCTATGCGCAGGCGCTGTCGATGGTGCGCGAGGCGGTTCCGTTGCTGGGGATGGAGGCCGTGCCGGCGATTGCGGCCGAAGACCGGGTGCTGGCCGAGCCGCTGGTCAGCGCCGCTGCGCTGCCGCCGTTCGACAACTCGGCGATGGACGGGTTCGGCGTGCATGCCAGTAGCGCGGGACTGGCTGCCGGTGTGGAACTCGCCGTGCGCGGCTGGCAGGCGGCCGGCGATACGCAATGCCGCGCCGGCGATGGCGCCTGGGAAATGATGACCGGCGCGCCCGTGCCTGCCGGGCTGGATGCGGTGATTCCGGTGGAGCAGGTGGAGGTGCTTGCACGGGCCGAGGGCCGGCCGCTGGCGATCCGCCTGCTGGCCGCGGTGCAGCCGGGCCAGCACGTGCGCCGCAGTGGCGAGGACGTCTGCGTGGGCGAACCGGTGCTGCCCGCCGGCGAGCGCCTGGGTGCGCCGCAGACCACCATGCTGGCAGCGCTGGGCGTGGCGCAGGTGCTGGTGCGGCGGCGTCCACGGGTGGCGGTGATCGCCACCGGGCGCGAACTGGTGGGCGATCCGGCACAGCCGTTGGCCTCGGGCCAGATCCGCGACAGCAACCGTCCATTCCTGGCCGCGCAACTGCGCGCGGCGGGTGCCGAGGTGGTCTGGCAGGGCATCGTCGGCGACGAACCTGCGCAGTTCCATGCCGCCCTCGACGCTGCGCTGGCAGCGGGCGCCGATGCGGTACTCAGCAGCGGCGCGGTGTCGCAGGGACGCTACGACTTCGTGCCCGAGGCGCTGCGCCAGCGCGGCGCGCGGATCGGGTTCCACAAGGTGGCGATCCGCCCAGGGAAGCCACTGCTGTTCGCCACCCTGGCGGAGGGGCCGCTGTACTTCGGCCTTCCCGGCAATCCAGTGTCCAGCGCGGTAGGCCTGCGCTTCTTCGTCGAACCGGCGCTGCGCGCGATGCTTGGCCTGGCTGCGGAAAAGCCGCTGTGGTTGCCGGCGGGCATGCCGATCGCCAAGCCGGCAGCGCTGCGCTTCCATGGCAGCGGCGTGGTGGCGTGCGATCGCAGCGGGCAATTGCGCGCTGCGATCCTGCCGCAGCAGCACTCGTTCCGGCTGCGGCCGCTGCTGGCGGCCAATGCGTGGCTGGTGGTGCCGGAAGGCGTGGCCGACGTGGCCGCGGACGAACCGGTGCAAGTGTATGGCCTGGGCCATTGGCAGCCCGTGCAACTATCCTGGGAGAAACAGTCATGA
- the moaCB gene encoding bifunctional molybdenum cofactor biosynthesis protein MoaC/MoaB, whose amino-acid sequence MNGDSAAAFHMADIRDKRPTARRAVAVGELMAGPLAYPMIVARRLPKGDALALAEVAGLQGAKSASTLMPLCHPLPLELVRTLCVPVPERYAIRVYCECASQARTGVEMEALAGVSAALLTLYDLSKPVEPALTFGGVRLLFKEGGKRGLWRHPDGMSESEQARFRPRAPLALDGVPCAVLTLSDRAAGGLYADASGPVLVDGLRHLGAQVSASEVLPDGIEPLATRLRALADAGVRLCLCTGGTGLGPRDLTPEAFACVADRRVEALAQMLRTLGAQHTPLAWLSRAEVVQVGRMLAFALPGSPRAAAQCMDILAPVLGHALRMLDGGRHP is encoded by the coding sequence ATGAACGGCGATTCCGCAGCGGCCTTCCACATGGCCGACATCCGCGACAAGCGTCCGACCGCGCGCCGTGCGGTGGCGGTCGGCGAGCTGATGGCCGGGCCACTGGCGTACCCGATGATCGTCGCACGGCGCCTGCCCAAGGGCGACGCACTGGCGTTGGCGGAAGTCGCCGGCCTGCAGGGCGCCAAGTCGGCTTCGACGCTGATGCCGCTGTGCCATCCGTTGCCGCTGGAGCTGGTACGCACGTTGTGCGTGCCGGTTCCGGAGCGGTATGCGATCCGCGTGTACTGCGAGTGCGCCAGCCAGGCGCGTACCGGCGTGGAAATGGAGGCGCTGGCCGGCGTCAGCGCGGCGTTGCTGACGCTGTACGACCTGAGCAAGCCGGTCGAACCGGCGCTGACCTTTGGCGGCGTCCGCCTGTTGTTCAAGGAGGGCGGCAAGCGCGGACTGTGGCGGCATCCGGATGGCATGAGCGAGTCCGAGCAGGCGCGCTTCCGGCCGCGCGCGCCGCTGGCGCTGGACGGCGTGCCGTGCGCAGTGCTCACGCTCAGCGACCGTGCCGCCGGCGGCCTCTATGCGGATGCGTCCGGCCCGGTACTGGTGGATGGGCTGCGGCATTTGGGCGCGCAGGTGTCCGCGAGCGAGGTGCTGCCCGACGGCATCGAGCCGCTGGCCACGCGCCTGCGCGCATTGGCGGACGCGGGCGTGCGGCTGTGCCTTTGCACCGGCGGTACCGGGCTGGGTCCGCGCGATCTGACCCCGGAGGCCTTCGCATGCGTCGCCGACCGCCGTGTCGAGGCGCTGGCGCAGATGCTGCGCACGCTCGGCGCGCAACATACGCCGCTGGCCTGGCTCAGCCGTGCCGAGGTCGTGCAGGTAGGCCGGATGCTGGCGTTCGCGTTGCCCGGAAGCCCGCGCGCGGCGGCGCAATGCATGGACATCCTTGCGCCGGTGCTCGGCCACGCGCTGCGCATGCTCGATGGAGGGCGGCATCCATGA
- the moaA gene encoding GTP 3',8-cyclase MoaA: MGSLTDGYGRSFPYLRLSLTEACNYRCSYCLPDGYRADGASRFLGIAEIRRLVGGFAALGMHKIRLTGGEPSLRKDLPAVIAAVSAVRGVRKIALTTNGCLLPRHVRTWREAGLTALNVSMDSLDAGRFHAITGHDRFAEVYEGIEQALTLGLESVKVNAVLLRGCNDDELPCWLDYLRERALSVRFIELMRTGDNLAYFERHHLRAEELELRLQAAGWRLRVRAADAGPAREYAHPQFRGTIGVIAPYSRDFCTGCNRLRVTARGDLRLCLFGDFGIALRPLLQSDADHDALVMRIATQLGLKAAGHGLHQGHTGLTPHLASIGG, encoded by the coding sequence ATGGGCAGCCTCACCGACGGCTACGGGCGCAGCTTTCCCTATCTGCGCCTGTCGCTGACCGAAGCCTGCAACTACCGCTGCAGCTACTGCCTGCCGGACGGCTACCGCGCCGACGGCGCATCCCGCTTTCTCGGGATCGCGGAAATCCGGCGGCTGGTAGGCGGTTTTGCCGCGCTGGGAATGCACAAGATCCGCCTGACCGGCGGCGAACCCAGCCTGCGCAAGGACCTGCCGGCGGTGATCGCTGCGGTGTCGGCGGTGCGCGGTGTCCGCAAGATCGCCTTGACCACGAATGGTTGCCTGCTGCCGCGGCACGTGCGCACATGGCGCGAGGCCGGGCTGACCGCGCTCAACGTCAGCATGGACAGCCTGGATGCTGGACGCTTCCACGCCATCACCGGCCACGATCGCTTTGCCGAGGTCTACGAAGGCATCGAACAGGCGCTGACGCTGGGATTGGAGTCGGTCAAGGTCAACGCGGTGCTGCTGCGCGGCTGCAACGACGATGAGCTGCCGTGTTGGCTGGATTATCTGCGCGAGCGCGCGCTGAGCGTGCGCTTCATCGAACTGATGCGCACCGGCGACAATCTGGCGTATTTCGAGCGTCACCATCTGCGTGCGGAGGAGCTCGAGCTGCGCTTGCAGGCGGCGGGGTGGCGCCTGCGCGTGCGCGCCGCCGACGCCGGGCCGGCGCGGGAGTACGCGCATCCCCAGTTCCGCGGCACCATCGGCGTGATCGCACCGTACTCGAGGGATTTCTGCACCGGTTGCAACCGCTTGCGGGTCACTGCGCGCGGCGATCTGCGGCTGTGCCTGTTCGGCGACTTCGGCATCGCGCTGCGGCCGTTGCTGCAGTCCGATGCGGACCACGATGCGCTGGTGATGCGTATCGCCACGCAGTTGGGGCTCAAGGCGGCCGGACACGGCCTGCACCAGGGACATACGGGCCTGACCCCGCACCTGGCATCGATCGGAGGTTGA
- a CDS encoding ribonucleotide reductase subunit alpha: MLTSFSDLLRAAGAQQEPQRLLLVFVRTDLPASATEVQRQQHRSGQGGTLAPVLCVDKLPAEIASFQALLAESERTGIAWDLLFVGGLAGRAGVTPSADEAMQPLRFMVNAINEGRIDRFAAFDRQGVPVRFG; this comes from the coding sequence ATGCTGACCAGTTTTTCCGACCTGTTGCGGGCCGCCGGCGCTCAGCAGGAGCCGCAACGCCTGTTGTTGGTCTTCGTTCGCACCGACCTGCCTGCCTCGGCGACCGAGGTGCAGCGGCAGCAACACCGATCGGGGCAGGGCGGCACTCTTGCACCCGTGCTGTGCGTGGACAAACTGCCTGCGGAGATCGCGTCGTTCCAGGCATTGCTCGCCGAATCGGAACGGACCGGCATCGCGTGGGATCTGCTGTTCGTCGGCGGCCTGGCTGGACGCGCAGGCGTGACGCCCTCGGCCGACGAGGCCATGCAGCCGCTGCGCTTCATGGTCAATGCGATCAACGAAGGCCGCATCGACCGTTTCGCCGCATTCGACCGCCAGGGCGTGCCGGTCCGCTTCGGCTGA